CAGGCTCTGGAATTCTACCGTCCCGCTGTAGCACCGGAACGTTTCGCCCGAACGGGAAGTTCGCGCACCTGCGACTTCTCAAAATAAGCGATCCTGCCGCGACGCCTTCGAATGCCAGCTCAGATAATCGGACAACCTCAGCTTCCGGCGAGTACTCTCCGACGTCATGTACCGCAGCTTGCCGAAAATCGGACGTTCGGGCCCCCACGCTCGGTCGTAGCGGCCCAGCACCCAGAAGATGCCGGAATACGAATTTGGATTGCGGCCGTCGACTGCGAAGCGGTTGTTCAGATCGATCATGACGTCCAGAGCCTGCTGAGCAGTCTCGGACCATTCGTAAATCTTCTTGCCCCACAACATCCGCAGGTAATTGTGCATGCGGCCTTCGGTGACCAATTCCGTCTGGGCTGCGTTCCAGATTTCGTCGGCCGTCTGAGCGTGGCACAACTCGTCGGCAGAATATTTTTCCGGACGCGGATCGCCGGCGTGTTCCTGAATCGTCTTCAGTGCCCAGTCGGGA
The Planctomycetaceae bacterium genome window above contains:
- a CDS encoding deoxyribodipyrimidine photolyase, which gives rise to PDWALKTIQEHAGDPRPEKYSADELCHAQTADEIWNAAQTELVTEGRMHNYLRMLWGKKIYEWSETAQQALDVMIDLNNRFAVDGRNPNSYSGIFWVLGRYDRAWGPERPIFGKLRYMTSESTRRKLRLSDYLSWHSKASRQDRLF